Proteins co-encoded in one Novosphingobium sp. PP1Y genomic window:
- a CDS encoding M24 family metallopeptidase, producing the protein MLLNRERANRIMDREGLDALVAVAPINVYYLSDYWGALMRMRRSFYNYAVLTRDESKPSALIVTGVEHLRFFHNPAATWMENRMPYVHPIYQDRRDFDPDVEDPEAIEYGMKWPISHDTLSPRDKEYLAYMEAHRGKASVNALYALKKGLQEAGLESARIGSDDPRIGPWLHEIGLPGVMISEATTLFREIRMVKTPREIELMRQVARMNEEALEAVIDSLRVGMPRTELERIYNVEIARRGGRGLYLATGQHGTNNNLGGVLETETITFDGLCEYQNYHGDLGRVAVCGSPRPDVVERVKALEIGCETLLKTIRPGITANEVTSTVIEAVRKGGFEGFFFATPHSIGLEHSDHMIPIGPTLPGGNGEFVFEENMIFSLDMPYYEIGWGNLHVEDQILVTANGAEPLTNCDVSLRVRPATPYGAAA; encoded by the coding sequence ATGCTGCTCAACCGCGAACGCGCCAACCGGATCATGGACCGCGAAGGGCTCGACGCTCTCGTCGCCGTCGCTCCGATCAACGTGTACTATCTCTCGGACTATTGGGGGGCGCTGATGCGCATGCGCCGCTCGTTCTACAACTACGCGGTGCTGACACGCGACGAGAGCAAGCCATCCGCCCTGATCGTCACCGGCGTCGAGCACTTGCGCTTCTTCCATAACCCGGCCGCGACCTGGATGGAAAATCGGATGCCCTACGTCCACCCGATATACCAGGACAGGCGCGATTTCGATCCGGACGTCGAAGATCCCGAAGCGATTGAATACGGGATGAAATGGCCGATCTCGCACGACACGTTGAGCCCGCGCGACAAGGAATACCTGGCCTACATGGAGGCGCATCGCGGCAAGGCATCGGTCAATGCACTTTATGCTCTGAAGAAGGGCTTGCAGGAAGCCGGACTTGAAAGCGCTCGGATCGGTTCCGACGATCCACGCATCGGGCCATGGCTGCATGAAATTGGCTTGCCCGGCGTAATGATCAGCGAGGCGACCACTCTTTTCCGCGAAATCCGCATGGTCAAGACCCCGCGCGAAATCGAACTGATGCGGCAGGTCGCCCGGATGAACGAGGAAGCGCTGGAGGCCGTTATCGATTCACTGCGGGTGGGAATGCCGCGCACCGAGCTGGAACGCATCTACAACGTCGAAATCGCCAGGCGCGGCGGACGCGGCCTGTATCTGGCCACCGGACAGCACGGGACCAACAATAACCTTGGCGGCGTACTGGAAACCGAGACGATCACGTTCGACGGCCTGTGCGAATACCAGAACTACCATGGAGATCTCGGTCGCGTTGCGGTTTGCGGGAGCCCGCGCCCCGATGTCGTGGAGCGCGTGAAAGCGCTGGAAATCGGCTGCGAAACCCTGCTCAAGACGATTCGTCCCGGCATAACCGCAAACGAGGTGACATCGACGGTAATCGAAGCCGTGCGCAAGGGCGGCTTCGAGGGATTCTTCTTCGCCACACCGCACAGCATCGGCCTGGAACATTCCGACCACATGATCCCGATCGGCCCCACCCTCCCCGGCGGCAATGGCGAATTCGTGTTCGAAGAAAACATGATCTTCTCGCTCGACATGCCCTATTACGAAATCGGCTGGGGCAACCTCCATGTCGAAGACCAGATCCTTGTCACCGCCAACGGCGCCGAACCGTTGACGAACTGTGACGTTTCCCTGCGCGTGCGACCAGCCACGCCCTATGGCGCGGCGGCCTGA